A stretch of Camelina sativa cultivar DH55 chromosome 18, Cs, whole genome shotgun sequence DNA encodes these proteins:
- the LOC104762030 gene encoding uncharacterized protein LOC104762030 gives MARENPLMSFSFSFRYLCHFSLLLSLFSFVSFLFRHNTSLCSCPYDHNPNAHTFVDHHHHDNETIDLLPFSSAWNHLTFPSKPKKTLKIAVVVKKWPRRSQAGGLERHALTLHLALAKRGHEVHVFTAASPSFPEYQLENLRFHLSEPTAAGYLDQASVSQQLQTQNASGRPFDVIHTESVGLLHTRAKNLPNVVASWHGIAYETFHSDIIQELLRQADIAAAAAAAGAEEEHPPPSSPALTERAKRVVEEVKFFQRYAHHVATSDHCGDVLKRIYMIPEERVHIILNGVDESVFTPDVTKRESFREKFNVRSGGKNKKDPLVIGIAGRLVRDKGHPLMFSALKRVFEENKKARENVVVLVAGDGPWGSRYRNLGSNVIVLGPLDQEKLAGFYNAIDVFVNPTLRAQGLDHTLLEAMVSGKPVLATKLASITGSVVVGPHLGYTFSPNVESLVEAISRVVSDGTEELQRKGNEARERSLRLFTASKMADAYERFFLCISDKSFCTIQA, from the exons ATGGCTAGAGAAAACCCATTGATGAGTTTCTCCTTCAGTTTCAGATACCTCTGTCActtttctctcctcctctctctcttctcattcGTCTCTTTTCTCTTCAGACACAACACATCACTCTGTTCTTGTCCTTACGACCACAACCCCAACGCTCACACATTCGTTGATCATCATCACCATGACAACGAAACcattgatcttcttcccttctcttCAGCTTGGAACCACCTCACATTCCCGTCTAAACCAAAGAAGACTCTAAAGATCGCTGTGGTGGTTAAAAAATGGCCAAGGAGATCGCAAGCCGGTGGACTCGAGAGACACGCGCTTACGCTGCACCTAGCGCTAGCCAAACGTGGTCACGAGGTTCATGTTTTCACCGCTGCTTCTCCGTCGTTCCCTGAATACCAACTGGAAAATCTACGGTTTCATCTCTCTGAACCCACCGCTGCTGGATATCTCGATCAAGCTTCCGTTTCGCAACAGCTTCAG ACACAGAACGCGAGTGGAAGACCATTTGACGTGATCCACACGGAGAGTGTCGGGCTTCTCCACACAAGagccaagaatctcccaaaCGTGGTCGCGTCTTGGCATGGGATCGCTTACGAGACTTTTCACTCCGACATCATCCAAGAACTCCTCCGTCAAGCAGATatcgccgccgccgccgctgcTGCCGGAGCCGAAGAAGAACATCCACCGCCTTCCTCTCCGGCTCTGACGGAGCGAGCGAAACGAGTCGTCGAAGAAGTCAAATTCTTCCAACGTTACGCTCACCACGTGGCAACTAGCGATCACTGCGGTGACGTACTCAAGAGGATCTACATGATCCCCGAGGAACGCGTCCACATCATCTTAAACGGCGTTGACGAGAGCGTTTTTACACCTGACGTTACGAAACGCGAGAGCTTCAGAGAGAAATTTAACGTTAGAAGCGGCggcaagaacaaaaaagatcCTTTGGTTATTGGAATTGCGGGGAGGTTAGTGAGAGATAAAGGTCATCCTTTGATGTTCTCAGCTTTGAAACGTGTgtttgaagaaaacaagaaggCACGTGAAAACGTTGTCGTTTTAGTAGCTGGAGATGGTCCATGGGGAAGCAGATATAGAAACCTCGGGTCTAATGTGATCGTTCTTGGACCATTGGATCAAGAAAAGCTAGCGGGATTCTACAACGCGATCGATGTGTTTGTGAACCCGACGCTTCGAGCTCAAGGGCTAGATCACACTCTCTTGGAAGCCATGGTTTCAGGGAAACCGGTCTTAGCCACGAAGCTAGCGAGCATCACTGGTTCAGTAGTCGTCGGTCCACATTTGGGATATACTTTCTCACCGAACGTTGAGTCTCTCGTGGAGGCGATTTCGCGGGTTGTTAGCGACGGAACAGAGGAATTGCAGAGGAAAGGCAATGAAGCGCGTGAACGGTCCTTGAGGCTTTTCACGGCGTCTAAAATGGCTGATGCGTATGAAAGGTTTTTTCTTTGCATTTCTGATAAGAGCTTTTGTACAATACAAGCTTAA